Proteins encoded together in one Impatiens glandulifera chromosome 1, dImpGla2.1, whole genome shotgun sequence window:
- the LOC124920074 gene encoding dnaJ homolog subfamily B member 13-like, with translation MGVDYYKILEVDRHAKDDDLKKAYRKLAMKWHPDKNPNNKKEAEAKFKQISEAYDILSDSQKRSVYDQFGEEGLNGQVPPSNTGGFHGGNDPASYRFNPRSADDIFHEFFGFSNPFGMGDMGSTRPSTSGFPSGVFREDLFASLRAGAGPGADRGNFIKKGAAIERTLPCSLEDLYKGATKKMKISRDVADSSGKASTVEEILTINIKPGWKKGTKITFPEKGNEQRGVIPSDLVFIVDEKPHSVFKRDINDLIVTQKISLLEALTGYTAQLTTLDGRNLTIPINSIISPNYEEVVKGEGMLIRKESSQKGNLRIKFNIIFPTKLTSEQKTGFKRLLSS, from the exons ATGGGGGTGGACTACTATAAGATTCTTGAGGTAGACCGTCATGCCAAAGATGATGACCTAAAGAAAGCCTATCGAAAGCTGGCCATGAAATGGCACCCAGATAAAAATCCCAACAACAAGAAGGAAGCCGAAGCTAAATTCAAGCAAATCTCAGAAGCCTATGAT atATTGAGTGATTCCCAGAAGCGATCAGTTTATGATCAGTTTGGAGAAGAGGGTTTGAATGGACAAGTGCCTCCCTCTAATACTGGTGGATTTCATGGGGGAAATGATCCTGCATCTTACCGATTCAATCCGAGAAGTGCTGATGATATTTTCCATGAGTTTTTTGGTTTCTCTAATCCATTTGGTATGGGGGATATGGGAAGTACACGGCCAAGTACTTCTGGGTTTCCTAGTGGTGTCTTTCGTGAGGATTTATTTGCTTCTCTTAGGGCTGGAGCTGGACCTGGAGCAGATAGAGGTAATTTTATAAAGAAAGGGGCTGCAATTGAACGTACACTTCCATGTAGTTTGGAAGATTTGTACAAGGGAGCAActaagaagatgaagatttcTAGAGATGTTGCTGACAGTAGTGG GAAAGCATCAACAGTGGAGGAAATTCTTACTATTAATATAAAGcctggttggaagaaggggacAAAGATAACATTTCCAGAGAAGGGAAATGAACAGAGAGGAGTTATACCATCTGACCTAGTGTTTATTGTTGATGAGAAGCCTCACAGTGTCTTCAAGAGGGACATTAATGATCTAATTGTCACCCAAAAGATTTCTCTGTTGGAAGCCCTAACAGGTTATACAGCACAACTGACAACCCTCGATGGTCGCAATCTGACTATTCCAATCAACTCAATTATCAGTCCAAACTACGAAGAAGTTGTTAAAGGCGAGGGCATGCTCATCCGGAAGGAATCGTCTCAGAAAGGTAACTTGAgaattaaattcaacatcatCTTTCCTACCAAACTGACTTCAGAGCAGAAAACAGGCTTTAAGAGATTGTTGTCATCTTGA
- the LOC124920076 gene encoding rhodanese-like domain-containing protein 10, whose translation MAIQLKQIRSLSFKSHNNFLNPPLPVTNISFSSLQVNAISGKTQQLIESGIVKPILPKDASSAMESEGFILLDIRPIWEREKAHVSGSHHVPLFVEDPDNGLLTLLKKWVHFGYIGLWTGQNFTMINSEFLQQVETKFPSKDSKILVACGEGLRSMVAVSKLYGGGGYRKLGWLVGGFNRAVDGDFGDVEGPEKLQYATIGGASYFFLKVILFVQALGKQIT comes from the exons ATGGCAATTCAGCTGAAACAAATTCGTTCATTGTCGTTCAAATCCCATAATAATTTCCTTAATCCACCACTTCCGGTCACCAATATCAGTTTTAGCAGTTTACAAGTAAACGCAATTTCAGGCAAAACCCAACAACTGATAGAATCAGGCATAGTGAAACCGATATTACCAAAAGATGCTTCATCGGCCATGGAATCTGAAGGTTTCATCTTGCTGGACATTAGACCGATATGGGAAAGAGAGAAAGCCCACGTGTCAGGTTCTCATCACGTGCCTCTCTTCGTCGAGGATCCTGATAATGGGTTATTGACACTTTTAAAGAAATGGGTTCATTTTGGATACATTGGTCTATGGACTGGTCAGAATTTCACCATGATTAATTCTGAGTTTCTTCAACAAGTTGAAACTAAGTTTCCTTCAAAGGATTCTAAGATACTTGTTGCTTGTGGAGAAGGGCTCAG GTCGATGGTGGCAGTTTCGAAATTATATGGAGGAGGAGGATATAGAAAATTGGGATGGTTGGTTGGAGGATTTAACAGAGCTGTTGATGGAGATTTTGGTGATGTTGAAGGACCGGAGAAGTTGCAATATGCCACCATTGGTGGTgcttcatatttctttcttaaGGTGATTTTATTTGTACAAGCTCTTGGAAAGCAGATCACTTGA
- the LOC124920075 gene encoding probable pyridoxal 5'-phosphate synthase subunit PDX1: MAGSGVVAVYGNGTLTEAKTSTFSVKVGLAQMLRGGVIMDVVNAEQARIAEEAGACAVMALERVPADIRAQGGVARMSDPQLIKEIKNAVTIPVMAKARIGHFVEAQILEVIGVDYVDESEVLTLADEENHINKHNFRVPFVCGCRNLGEALRRIREGAAMIRTKGEAGTGNVVEAVRHVRSVMGEIRALRSMDDDEVFTFAKKIGAPYDLVMQTKQLGRLPVVQFAAGGVATPADAALMMQLGCDGVFVGSGVFKSGDPAKRARAIVQAVTHYSDPQVLADVSCGIGEAMVGINLNDKNVERYANRSE, translated from the coding sequence ATGGCTGGAAGCGGTGTAGTAGCAGTCTACGGTAATGGAACCCTAACCGAGGCTAAAACCTCCACCTTCTCCGTCAAGGTCGGCCTCGCTCAAATGCTCCGCGGCGGCGTTATCATGGACGTCGTTAACGCCGAACAAGCCCGAATCGCCGAAGAAGCCGGCGCTTGCGCCGTCATGGCTCTCGAACGTGTCCCCGCCGATATCCGCGCCCAAGGCGGTGTCGCACGTATGAGCGACCCTCAACTCATCAAAGAAATCAAGAATGCCGTCACAATCCCTGTAATGGCCAAGGCTAGAATCGGCCATTTCGTTGAAGCCCAAATCTTGGAAGTAATCGGTGTAGATTACGTTGATGAGAGCGAGGTTTTAACTCTAGCCGACGAAGAAAACCATATCAACAAGCATAATTTCAGGGTTCCATTCGTTTGCGGCTGTAGGAATCTCGGCGAGGCTCTTAGGCGTATCCGTGAAGGTGCGGCGATGATTAGGACAAAGGGTGAGGCAGGAACAGGGAACGTGGTTGAAGCTGTTAGACATGTGAGATCTGTTATGGGTGAAATTAGGGCTTTGAGGAGTATGGATGATGATGAAGTTTTCACTTTTGCGAAGAAGATTGGTGCACCTTATGATCTTGTGATGCAGACGAAACAGCTTGGGAGGCTTCCGGTGGTTCAATTCGCGGCCGGCGGTGTTGCAACGCCGGCGGATGCTGCTCTTATGATGCAGTTGGGTTGTGATGGAGTTTTTGTTGGGTCGGGTGTGTTTAAGAGTGGTGACCCGGCTAAAAGGGCTAGGGCTATTGTTCAGGCTGTGACCCATTATAGTGACCCACAGGTTCTTGCTGATGTTAGCTGTGGAATTGGTGAAGCTATGGTGGGGATTAATCTTAATGATAAAAATGTTGAAAGATATGCCAACAGGTCAGAATAG